In Mugil cephalus isolate CIBA_MC_2020 chromosome 20, CIBA_Mcephalus_1.1, whole genome shotgun sequence, the following are encoded in one genomic region:
- the LOC124997340 gene encoding proline-, glutamic acid- and leucine-rich protein 1-like: MKRKRTHCEEEEEEVVVVEEEEEDNEEFLIRRTSLRGNKRPRYFEDINEEGEESDESDEESDEESEESDEEDQLKPVPGRTGLLPVTCGSRKGVMDVPKLQRGEECIQCEAGILNPPEFETFGGRGSSKKWKATIFHNKKPLQFWLEKGRLSTIGYNQRGRAAAAEPSGSETSSEHLSAPRANLVLVSKEHAGTKEEDEEDEDWLPGGEEVREEEAGEDERKEEGSKETTSLLMDVRVIVERLPENGDDLREDGDSLVNMKTERERLTQNSDREEPQREPSASAAAASSSPVNIQTGTVDRPGSAMGGPDIGGNLHGVTEVPSSGLQSETRVLRAAQSSDESRLSDSADLLQLNKEKIQLQLKVLKLQEEYYSLKIRGLQN; encoded by the exons atgaagaggaagagaactcactgtgaagaagaggaggaggaggtagtggtggtggaggaggaggaggaggacaatgaAGAGTTTCTGATCAGAAGAACCAGCCTCAGGGGAAATAAACGACCCCGATATTTTGAAGATATaaatgaggagggggaggagtctgATGAGTCTGATGAGGAGTCTGATGAGGAGTCTGAGGAGTCTGATGAGGAGGATCAACTCAAACCAGTTCCAGGAAGAACAG GACTCCTGCCTGTTACCTGTGGATCCAGGAAGGGCGTCATGGACGTACCAAAGCTGCAGAGAG GTGAGGAATGCATACAGTGTGAAGCCGGCATTTTGAATCCTCCTGAATTTGAGACCTTTGGAGGAAGAGGCTCTTCTAAGAAATGGAAAGCTACTATTTTCCATAACAAGAAACCTCTACAGTTCTGGCTCGAG AAAGGCAGGCTGAGCACTATAGGATATAAccagagaggaagagcagcagcagcagag CCGTCAGGCTCAGAGACCTCCTCTGAACACCTCTCTGCTCCAAGAGCTAATCTGGTTCTAGTCTCCAAGGAACATGCAGGAACcaaggaagaagatgaagaagatgaagactgGCTTCCGGGTGGTGaagaggtgagggaggaggaagctggagaagacgagaggaaggaagaag GATCTAAAGAGACAACGTCCCTGCTGATGGACGTGAGGGTGATTGTGGAGAGACTCCCAGAG AATGGAG ATGATCTGAGAGAGGACGGAGACTCTCTAGTCAACATGAAAACGGAAAGAG AACGCCTGACACAGAACAGTGACAGAGAAGAACCCCAGAGAGAACCAAGtgcatctgcagcagcagcttcctcGTCTCCAGTCAACATTCAAACTGGAACAG TGGACCGACCTGGATCAGCGATGGGAGGCCCAGATATCGGGGGGAACCTTCACGGTGTCACTGAGGTCCCCAGCTCTGGCCTCCAGTCAGAGACCAG GGTTCTCCGAGCGGCTCAGAGCTCAGACGAGTCTCGTCTGTCCGACTCCGCCGACCTCCTTCAACTCAACAAGGAAAAGATTC
- the LOC124997993 gene encoding GTPase IMAP family member 7-like: protein MDANPDEMEQNQETLRIMLLGKSGAGKSSTGNTILNRKAFRSDMKLKRVTVHCEKAEGEVGDRFVTMIDTPGFFEKERNKEDIVREILQRVKLQQPGPHAFVFVVPLGRMTQEDQNTHSLIEAKFGPRVWDYTLVLFTHGDQLEGKTINDVITESDDNLRNFIRRCSGGFHVFNNKNPEDQTQVTSFMDKIKTLVSLNGGGFYETKLYPEKERRIRERQESLLAERDEEIRSREKDLEEHYKEDELRKAKTELWRKEEESSRQAAEKKVNQRSSLALAFRLVLLLVLAPLLIDCSEQVRGLWLVPATMVWIVMFLKMFPEVTRRLL from the exons ATGGACGCAAACCCTGATGAGATGGAGCAGAACCAAG AGACGCTGAGGATCATGCTCCTGGGGAAGAGTGGTGCAGGGAAGAGCTCCACCGGGAACACCATCCTCAACAGGAAGGCGTTCCGATCAGACATGAAGCTGAAGAGAGTCACGGTCCACTGTGAGAAGGCGGAGGGGGAGGTAGGAGACAGGTTTGTCACCATGATCGACACCCCCGGCTTCTTTGAGAAGGAACGCAACAAGGAGGACATCGTCAGAGAGATCCTGCAGCgagtgaagctgcagcagcctggACCTCACGCCTTCGTCTTTGTGGTGCCGCTGGGACGGATGACGCAGGAGGACCAGAACACCCACTCCCTGATCGAAGCCAAGTTTGGACCCAGAGTGTGGGACTACACTTTGGTACTGTTCACCCACGGGGATCAGCTAGAGGGAAAAACCATCAACGACGTCATCACAGAGAGCGACGACAACCTCCGCAACTTCATACGCCGCTGTTCTGGAGGTTTCCACGTCTTCAACAACAAGAACCCAGAGGACCAGACCCAGGTAACCTCCTTCATGGACAAGATCAAGACCCTAGTGTCCCTGAATGGAGGAGGCTTCTACGAGACCAAGCTGTACCctgagaaggagaggaggatcaGGGAGAGGCAGGAGAGCCTGCTGGCTGAGAGGGATGAAGAGATCAGGAGCAGAGAAAAGGACCTGGAGGAGCATTACAAGGAAGACGAGCTGAGGAAGGCGAAGACGGAGCtgtggaggaaagaggaggagagctctagacaggctgcagagaagaaggtgAACCAGAGGTCTTCCCTCGCCCTAGCCTTCAGActggtcctcctcctggtgCTAGCTCCTCTTCTGATCGACTGCTCTGAGCAGGTACGAGGCCTCTGGCTGGTTCCTGCCACGATGGTTTGGATTGTGATGTTCCTCAAGATGTTTCCAGAGGTCACAAGAAGACTTCTCTGA